One Setaria viridis chromosome 5, Setaria_viridis_v4.0, whole genome shotgun sequence genomic region harbors:
- the LOC117856020 gene encoding uncharacterized protein, whose amino-acid sequence MSAATAARAWLRPSAAVGLRETAFFPGSASFATTRLCVGRSCSDRTFAGIQIADSNLRRCKIVHVKSGESDGHPKTEDMLVDEETLQSNLDKAIAEEDYARAAKIRDDLRILHEDAEASLLAANARFYSAFRNGDIAAMYSIWAKGDHVYVIHPAAGRISGYDVVMQSWEMVCNADYEFPLSIDLRNIEVHIRGNLGYVTCLEVVKNKGRTWGKQVATNIFEKVNGTWLISVHHASHIEE is encoded by the exons ATGTCAGCGGCGACGGCTGCTAGGGCGTGGTTGCGGCCGTCTGCAGCCGTGGGGCTCCGCGAGACGGCCTTCTTCCCAGGCAGCGCCAGCTTCGCCACTACGCGACTCTGTGTCGGACGAAGCTGCTCGGACAGAACCTT TGCAGGGATTCAAATTGCAGATTCCAATTTGAGAAGATGCAAAATTGTGCATGTTAAAAGCGGGGAGTCTGATGGACATCCAAAAACTGAGGATATGTTGGTTGACGAAGAAACTCTTCAGTCTAATTTGGACAAAGCTATAGCGGAAGAAGATTATGCCCGTGCCGCAAAGATCCGGGATGATCTACGCATCCTCCATGAGGATGCTGAAGCTTCACTTCTCGCAGCAAATGCACGGTTCTACAGTGCCTTCAGGAATGGAGATATTGCTGCGATGTACTCTATCTGGGCTAAGGGTGACCATGTGTATGTAATACACCCTGCTGCAGGTCGAATATCTGGTTATGATGTGGTCATGCAGAGCTGGGAGATGGTTTGCAATGCAGATTATGAGTTTCCACTGAGTATTGATCTCAGGAACATAGAGGTTCACATCCGTGGCAACCTTGGTTACGTCACATGCTTGGAGGTGGTGAAGAACAAAGGAAGAACTTGGGGAAAGCAAGTCGCCACCAACATCTTCGAGAAAGTTAATGGCACATGGCTGATATCTGTTCACCATGCTTCGCACATCGAAGAATGA